The Saprospiraceae bacterium genome includes a window with the following:
- a CDS encoding GLPGLI family protein codes for MMKQILFIILMLNAFTTFSQQRTSGKIIFKETVKFKIDVGGGNPELAKMLPPSQSIDKVLYFKDSESLYKNYDKPKDTEINHEEGNTKFQMVFKVPESTTYINTENKDLIQSQDLMGKEFLIMDKPTEYIWKISPEQKKILNFVCQKATLSDTSKTVTAWFTSQIPPSVGPGGYTGLPGMILAIEQDNGDRMTLATAIEDFPPSFVFEKPTKGKKSQ; via the coding sequence ATGATGAAGCAAATTTTATTTATTATTTTGATGCTCAATGCATTCACTACTTTCAGTCAACAGCGTACTTCCGGAAAAATCATATTTAAAGAAACGGTAAAATTTAAAATTGATGTTGGAGGCGGAAATCCGGAGCTTGCCAAAATGCTACCACCCTCACAATCGATAGACAAGGTTTTGTACTTTAAAGACAGTGAATCCTTGTACAAAAATTATGACAAACCAAAAGATACAGAAATTAATCATGAAGAAGGCAATACCAAATTCCAAATGGTCTTTAAAGTACCTGAATCTACAACTTATATCAACACTGAAAACAAAGATTTGATTCAATCGCAAGATCTGATGGGTAAAGAATTTCTGATCATGGATAAACCCACAGAGTACATATGGAAAATCTCACCTGAACAAAAGAAAATTTTAAATTTTGTCTGCCAAAAAGCCACATTGTCAGACACATCCAAAACCGTCACTGCGTGGTTTACATCACAAATTCCACCATCTGTCGGACCAGGTGGGTATACAGGATTACCAGGTATGATATTGGCAATAGAACAGGACAATGGTGACAGAATGACCCTGGCTACTGCGATAGAAGATTTTCCTCCTTCCTTTGTCTTTGAAAAGCCAACCAAAGGCAAAAAAAGTCAGTAA